TCAGTCGCTGATGTGATGACGTAATTTGTATAAATTACTAAGTTCTTCTAGTGGTCCTCGTCTGCTGATATGGTCCTTAACATTTATTTGGTTTCTTTAAGTGTTTGTTGCCCTAGATAGGAGCTTAATTCTTGGTAACTGATGTGATACTATCTCCTATGCAAGTTTGAGGTTGTTCTCTCCTCTGACTATATGGTATTTAACATCTATTTGGGTTCTTTTTAGTGATAGCGTCTCCTTTTGTAGATTACTTCCCCATTACTTAGATCTCTTTGAACTTCTGTAAGTGGCCTGCTGCTGCATTTACAGGCCCCATTTTTGTTGctgttattttattatatagtttAGGTTGCTATTCGACACGGAATATTTTTGGAACTGCTCAGTGTTTTGTATTCCGGTCAATAGTTTGTTGGTTTTGTTTCACTACTGCACTGGTTGCTGTTAATTTTGTATATAGTTCCCTGTGAGTATTATTTGATATAGTTAGGCCTAGCTTGTGTTGCGCTGCTAAATACACTCGCTTTTATACTTTGGTGGGCCCAAAAACTTTGAGGGTGTGTTGAAGTTCCCCTCCAATACTATAAAATGCTATCAGGGACTGCCGCTAGAGAAGCAAGTGGTGCTTGCTTCTCTAGTGGTGAGTCCCACGATCATTTAATAGTATTGAAGGATGAAGTTTCAATCTTTTGGATTTTCTGTGTCCATCAAAACATGGGAGCGAGCATGTTTAGACATCACAATCCCCAACTTGGCCTTACGACTGATCTTTCCCAGACTAATTTTGTTGTGATGATGCATTCTACAATAGTGTATATTGTGCCAAATATGAATCTCTCGCAATGCATATTATGTTCTATCTTCTCACATTCTTTGTAGTTCGTCTGTAACAGTAACATGCATTGAATAGAGCTTCGGTAACTTGATTTGTCACCGTCACCTTTGTCGGATGCATGTATTGTCTGCTTTTCCCCCCTTCTTGTATCAACTTGTGTACCAGACTGCCAAGCTATgtctaaaattttcatttcaatgAAGATGTGAAAGCGAGAACGCTTTTGGTGTTGCAGGAAACTTTGGCAGCAATAGCTGCGCACTACGAGATCAATCGATCCAACATTCATAACAAAATCAAGGTTTTGTTAGATTGATGCTTCTGCTTTCTTTGGTCCTCTTAAAGTATCTTTTATTCCACCTATTAAACCTTTATGATCCACCATGCAGCTGCTTGAAGAAGATTATGCTTCATTCAGGCGAATACGCCAAGATGGCAACAATTTCTACAGAAGCTTCATGTTTTCCTACCTTGTAATTGTCATGCTCAACACTATCACAGTATTTTTGTTTTCGACACAATTATTCTGTTTTTGGCGACTCATTTGCGGGAGGTATAAACAGGAGAGAGTGATGGAAACACAAGACTTGTATGAGTTTGATCGCGTACGCTCAAGAATCTCGCAGTGCAGACGAATGAATGCAATTTTGGGAGGCCATGAATATACCTTTGATGAATTATCGCAGGTGCGTTTTACTTGATTACCTTTTCTTTTAGACCATTGCGTagaatatacatatttttattttattttatttatttgattgtcTTGTGCTGTGCACTCGGGTAAAATATAACCCTGTTATATATCTTTCTCTTGATCAGTCACCTATATATGCCATTATAATCTTTGACATTTACACTAGGACCATTTATTTTCACAGGAATTGCAGCACGTGCTGGAGCGTATCATCCACGCTGCACCAAATAGTACGAGGTAGATGGTCTCTAagtgttgaaaaaaaaaattgcgaaaaaaaaacaaaaggcaaGATCAGCCATATGCCCTCGTCATCTCCAACTTAGCGCACTATGGTTTTTTCGAATAATCCCTTTAAAGTATGAAAAGAATCCGATTTGCTCATTCTGGTGTTTCAGCCCTGATGAGTTTCTGCTTAATTGCCTCGACGAGCATGCTTCGTTGAACGGTGAGCGTAAGTCGTTCTACAACGTCTCACTCGCATCTCAATATCATCTTTCTCTagttaattctttttttttgttttttttttttttgttttttttgctgTTCAGTGATGATCTTCTTCAGGCTAGTCACTTCGATCGAGATTCACATGAATAGCAATTACTACAGGCCGAAAATACATGCCGAATACAGAAGCATGGAAGAGGTTAGTggcttaactctctctctctctctctctctctctctctctatttgtgtgtgtgtttaatTTGTTGTGTCTTTTCTTGTTCCCGTTTCCAATTTACCAACAGTTTGTGCTGGAGCAAGCCATGATAGTCGACTTCGAAACGGACCAGCTGCGTGTAAAGGCCCTCAGCGAGGCCCTGGAAATCCCGACAAAGGTGGTGCAGTTTGACGTGCTTGCGCCAGTTCCTGAGCTTCCGAAGTTGCCTTATTGCTTCTTCGACGGCTCGTCCCGCCGAAACTTCAATCTTGGCCTTCTGAGCGACGACTTCCTGCTCATCTCCGGGAGCAGCGACGAGCATGCCGTCCCCGCCACCGGACCCCCTTCTCCGGCCATCTTGGACCTGAGGGCTCCCTCTTACGTGACCTTGGTGTTTTGGCGCGGCCACTATGGGGTCCTCTACCGCAACTCGGTTCTTAGCGGCCTTAAGCACGACTTCTTCTAAGAGTCGCGGAAGAGACTTAGCTCACGTTAGCTGCGAGCAGCCAACGGAGGCGAGCAATACCACATGACAACCAATTGAGGCAAGATCTCTCTCCTttgctgttttcttttttttttcttctaacttTTACGCCTACAAAGAAGATGTGTCTGAATACTTTCGTGGATACGGATGATACGGTGATCTGCAAATATTAGGATACTGCCGTAAGAATAGGGATTTAAGATTCGTACAGAGCATAGTTAATATATTGGCAAGCTAATCAGTGTCCAAACGTGATTTGCAACAAATGAAAAAACCGAtggaaataataaataataatacgtGCATTTTGTGCGCTATTCATGTAGTGTTGTTATAGTGTGGTTTGTTCGCTGCGCATTATTCTGCATCTACTGTGGTATAATTTAGTGATACGATTTGAGGCAAAATGCAGATAGATTCTGCCATGCGTGTTCGCGCCGCACGCGAGTAAAAGAATTCAAGTTCCATACTCGCAAGCAGAACCGAAATAGCAATCAACGACACACGCCGTGCATCAGGGGGAAGGTATTGCAGGTATTTTTAGAAAATGATCGATCAATAGCAATTTGGTCCGCCGCCTTTTTCTTCGAAGTAGTTCCTTGCACCGTCATCCCTGTATAACATGTTTTTTTCCATCTAAACTGAAGGGGTGTTTggttcccaaaaaaaaaaagatcataaaACATATCCTTTCCCACATCTGGGTGAAAATTTGAATGGCAACATTACTTTAACCTAAAATTCGAaaacaatttttcaaaaaaatgctactttatttttaaaaaagaaaaaccacaCAGAtggaaaacatttttttttcaagcaaaaaaactactctatttttttttgtgaaaccaaacaccccctaataAGAGATCACGAAGACTTTGGACGGCTATAAACCAGGAATCACTGTGCGAAATATTAGGTTTTGTGGAAACGCTAGGGACGAAATTGCAGCTCATCAAAACTACTGCTGCAATTTTGCCCGATACAAAGCTGAGATGACTGCTAATAAAACTGAAAACCATcaattgatcaaaatattcaTGCTATAATAGATGTATACATTAACAAGGTTTAGACACAAAGACTTGACGACGGTGCCAAAAACGAACCCCTGCAACGGCATGGAGGAGCTCTgaactcaaaaaaaagaaacaaacaagCAAGCAAACAGATAGACACAGACAGACAAACAGATCACACGAAGCCAAAAAAGAAGCGGAAAGAAAATGCAAGGAAAGCCTTTCTTTCTCGATCTGAATTAGCGAGACACAGGCGAGCTTtgacctctccctctctctctctctctctctctctctctctctttcttgaaGCTCCTGTACAATGTTAAGTACTCTTTACCATCATCCAAAACTCTTAAATAAGCCATCCCTGCGCCTTTCGCCTTTTTTGGTCTTCAGTTACTTTAATAGCAAAATCCAAGAAAAACTCTAGCACCCCTCCCCTCTCAGTGAGTTTGGTGATGGGAGATCTACAGAAACCCTAGAGTGATCAACCCATGTCTCAGAAAGTATCAGTACAATTCTGGATGATAAAATTGATCAGCAGGGAGaacagaacaaaaaaaaaaaaaaaaaagcaaaaaatggaGAAGAGATGATATTACAGGTTTTGACTTTAGGGTTAGTGCCCCTGGAGCGGGTCGCGTTGGGTCACTCCAGGTCTTTGGTGGAAGCAGAAGCAGTTTCGGTTCCGCTGCAAGAGGCTTCTTCGTTAGCAGAAGCTAGCGAGTTTTCTTGCTGGCTTTCTTCGTTAGTGGAAGTTCGGGCTCGCCCGGATCTGGACCGGATATTGGGTCCCATCGGGAAGGGCTCCTGTaacaggaaaaaaagaaaatttataagtgCTTTGCCTTACTTATTTGATGCTGAAATAAATATTATCATGAAAGAAGCGATAAATTATGCCGAGAACGACATGTTTTTTCCCTCCCTTAAAAATAGTTGGATTTGTTATGGGAATCCGAAGATAATCATATGCAAACAGAAAGCTAAAACTACTACTTCAATTTGAGACATAAGAGATAGAGCTAAGAAATGAATTAGAAATATTCAACTTTTTTGCAACAGAATGAAAGAAATAAATAGAAAGATCCAAAGGCCCCCTAAAAAGCCGATAGTAGTTTTCCAAAGGGGAAAAGTCTGGCAGGATATTTTTTGAAGTTTGGCTTAAAGTGGCATAGGCAGAGCTTTTACACTTacaaaaaagaaacaatagaATCTGGtaataaatcaacaaaaagaGAACCAAGAAAATCGGATCCGATTATATGGTACCTGATCTCCCGCATTTGGACCATCAGAATGGAAGAGAATAGGACGGCACCGTTTATCTTCATTCATCAGGCTAGAATTCTGGAAATGGGCAATAAGAGCCGCTTTTCCTTGGATTCTTGCGTATGCAAGCGACGCCACTTTCTCGCTGTTAAATTTCTCCCACTTTTTACCATTAAATGTCTGCAAAATAATATTCATTTCAATACAAATGAAAGGAAAGCTTGAATAGTGATAGGTGCCGAGCATAATCAATATGCTTTTGTGTCATTAACAATAGAAATGGTAAAGCAAATCGGACCTGATAAAATGGAATAATATGCTGAGGATCGACCATGTTGATAAAAGCATATCCAACATTGCATTTATTCTGGAGGAAGAAGAACAGGCAAAACACAAGTTTAGATATAGTAAATAATGGAAAGCGCATATCTACCATAAAAAGCAAGTGATGGCACGGGAGTTTTTAGAGAGAAGCTTCACTCACCTTAAAATCGATTGGCAGGTAGATGAAATCGTAAGTTCCTCGATGATTCTCATCGATAGCAGCCAAAAGCATCTTGGATGTGTACCTGTCCATTACGTTCAGTAAAGTTAAAAATTGAAAGTTAATAGAAGGAATCATAGGAGTAAGATCGGGTGCGACAATCATACTTGTTCGGgatattttttatcataagCGTTGTTCGAGAGTCTTCCCCACGAACAATGCGTTCAATATCAAGCTCGTACTGCTTTTTGTTATCAGCTTGATTAGCAGTTGAATCGCTTCTTCGGCTTCGCAGCCGATCACTCGAGCCATCAAATGAGGACGGCATCGGAATTAACGGATTCCTCCCATGAAACATATGGTTCCTTTGCTGAGGAGAAGGGATTCCAACATGGGCAGGAGAAACAATGGGGTCCATACAATTATTACCGCCGGCGTGCGGAAATATATTACGAGTAGCCATTTCCAACGGATGCAACTGAGGGCTTCCAGGGAAAGCAATATTTCCAAGAGAGGCCGGATGAAAAGCAGGGGCGTCTGCCGACTCGGAAGGGTAAGTGTGGCGTCTGTCCCAAAGAGATGGGTTGACGGTGGGTGCGGAACCGACATGATGGTTGGGTAAAGGGAGAGCGGAGTTTAGTACGTGAGATGGTGCTCTCGGAATTCCATGCATTTGTGGTGGGGGGTGAGAAGTAATATTGTTTAAAATTGATGGTGAATTAGGCCATAAAATGGGGGGGGCAGGGTGGTGGGGGAAAGCAGCACTGGAGTTGTTCCACATGTATTGATGTCCATGGAGAGGGCAGC
This DNA window, taken from Ananas comosus cultivar F153 linkage group 21, ASM154086v1, whole genome shotgun sequence, encodes the following:
- the LOC109726246 gene encoding ubiquitin thioesterase otubain-like, which gives rise to MDPGEKEDVRRSHQCTVSALERMRAGNYRAAVGNKETLAAIAAHYEINRSNIHNKIKLLEEDYASFRRIRQDGNNFYRSFMFSYLERVMETQDLYEFDRVRSRISQCRRMNAILGGHEYTFDELSQELQHVLERIIHAAPNSTSPDEFLLNCLDEHASLNVMIFFRLVTSIEIHMNSNYYRPKIHAEYRSMEEFVLEQAMIVDFETDQLRVKALSEALEIPTKVVQFDVLAPVPELPKLPYCFFDGSSRRNFNLGLLSDDFLLISGSSDEHAVPATGPPSPAILDLRAPSYVTLVFWRGHYGVLYRNSVLSGLKHDFF